From a region of the Salinispira pacifica genome:
- a CDS encoding alpha-amylase family glycosyl hydrolase codes for MRKTRKQHREAALWLLLGGLMILLSSCGSQPVPPDQRPGWISRETREAVVPVQQLQDGDVETYLQVESPDWRDQVVYFIMTDRFDDGVPANSDQGKGEYDPGKNSHYSGGDLKGISDNIDYIKGLGATSIWITPPVANQWYDYAVNYGGYHGYWAENFQELDVHMGTLDEYRELSALLHKNGMYLIQDIVTNHTGNFFTYDGPSSRSNPARGYVANDNFVPRNIPSQYPFNLNDPNDPEALETAAYHWTGPIANYNVQKQVFNNQLSDLDDINTENELVRDVLRESYGHWIREAGVDGYRIDTVKYIPVEFFHDFHYSQDDDAPGILNVADELGKSDFITFGEAWIGSSPYSDEADQKIAEYLGTEEEPAMPSLLNFTLNQEIREVFGSGAPTDRLAYRMEAAYRNYPDPNRLFTFIDNHDMDRFLSIAGYADMQLALAYIFTAPGIPVVYYGTEQHFDETRQAMFANGFASGGEDHFNAQSRAYDYISRLAELRSEYSALRRGVYRNLGASSSGPGLLAYAMDAEESQDQDLIVLMNSANYNYLVSDLETGLNGAHQLTPVFSAGMEDSGDIMSGLNSDASGRISLILPPKSLVVLEDSGAVQETAARSGSIGIESMDEGTVLTRDTPVSGTARGVSDLQLVVDGNLDRAIALDSQGGSWSGVIPAERYANGPHSITVTGRDAEGRLLSSPALDVSIDLAFSFAHRAEDEVGDDAGPAGDYIYPLDESFNNQMDIRAVEVHRAGTNLRLDIFPAGPISTVWQPANGFDHVYYYVYFDNPARKGATELPFQNASMPDGSDWDVMMMVGGWNASLYSAEGAGAESYGTAISSSIEIDVDEEAGRLSFTIEGAGLGNPESLDGMGIYITTWDYDGLESANRLLQGEPDAYIFGGGDFETDPLIMDDLPLIRLEPLE; via the coding sequence ATGCGTAAAACTCGTAAACAGCATAGAGAGGCAGCGTTGTGGCTGCTGTTGGGAGGGCTGATGATTCTGCTCTCATCCTGCGGCAGTCAGCCTGTGCCTCCGGACCAGCGTCCGGGGTGGATCAGCCGGGAGACACGGGAAGCAGTGGTACCCGTTCAGCAGCTTCAGGACGGAGATGTGGAAACATATCTTCAGGTGGAGAGTCCCGACTGGCGTGACCAGGTGGTGTACTTCATCATGACAGACCGTTTCGACGACGGAGTGCCCGCAAACTCGGATCAGGGAAAAGGGGAATACGATCCCGGGAAGAACAGCCATTACAGCGGGGGCGACCTGAAGGGGATCAGCGACAACATCGACTACATTAAAGGTCTGGGAGCAACATCCATCTGGATTACGCCGCCGGTTGCCAATCAGTGGTACGACTATGCGGTGAATTACGGCGGATATCACGGATACTGGGCGGAAAATTTTCAGGAACTGGACGTGCACATGGGAACCCTGGATGAATACCGGGAGCTTTCGGCCCTTCTTCATAAAAACGGCATGTATCTGATTCAGGATATTGTCACCAACCATACGGGGAATTTTTTCACCTACGACGGGCCTTCCAGCCGCTCCAACCCTGCCCGTGGATATGTTGCCAACGACAACTTTGTTCCAAGGAACATTCCCAGCCAGTACCCGTTCAATCTGAACGATCCCAACGATCCCGAAGCCCTGGAGACCGCCGCATATCACTGGACCGGGCCCATTGCCAACTACAACGTTCAGAAGCAGGTATTCAACAACCAGCTCTCGGATCTGGACGATATCAACACGGAAAACGAACTGGTGCGGGATGTCCTCCGGGAAAGCTACGGTCACTGGATCAGGGAAGCCGGTGTGGACGGATACAGGATCGATACGGTGAAGTATATTCCCGTGGAGTTCTTCCACGATTTTCATTATTCACAGGATGATGATGCTCCCGGTATCCTGAATGTAGCCGATGAGCTTGGAAAGAGCGATTTCATCACCTTCGGAGAAGCCTGGATCGGCAGCAGCCCCTACAGCGATGAGGCTGATCAGAAAATTGCCGAGTATCTGGGCACCGAGGAAGAACCCGCCATGCCCTCCCTTCTCAACTTCACGCTGAACCAGGAGATCAGAGAAGTGTTTGGATCAGGAGCTCCCACGGACCGTCTTGCATACCGTATGGAAGCGGCTTACCGGAACTATCCCGATCCCAACCGGCTGTTCACCTTCATAGACAATCACGACATGGACCGTTTTCTTTCCATCGCAGGCTATGCGGATATGCAGCTGGCTCTGGCCTACATCTTCACGGCCCCGGGAATTCCCGTGGTGTATTACGGAACCGAACAGCACTTCGACGAAACCCGGCAGGCAATGTTCGCCAACGGTTTCGCTTCGGGAGGAGAAGATCACTTCAACGCCCAAAGCCGGGCCTACGACTACATTTCCCGGCTTGCTGAGCTGCGAAGTGAATACTCTGCACTGCGCAGAGGCGTCTACCGCAACCTGGGAGCCAGCAGCTCCGGGCCCGGACTTCTGGCATACGCCATGGATGCCGAGGAAAGTCAGGACCAGGACCTCATCGTGCTGATGAACAGTGCAAATTACAATTATCTGGTATCAGACCTGGAAACCGGCCTTAACGGGGCTCATCAACTCACACCGGTGTTCAGTGCAGGCATGGAAGATTCGGGTGATATTATGAGCGGGCTGAACAGCGACGCTTCAGGCCGCATCAGCCTAATACTTCCTCCTAAAAGCCTGGTGGTTCTTGAAGACAGCGGTGCAGTTCAGGAAACGGCAGCCCGCAGCGGAAGCATCGGCATTGAAAGCATGGATGAGGGAACCGTACTCACCCGGGACACCCCCGTATCCGGCACTGCCCGGGGCGTGAGCGATCTGCAGCTTGTGGTGGACGGAAATCTGGACCGGGCAATAGCTCTGGACAGCCAGGGCGGATCCTGGAGCGGAGTAATCCCCGCAGAACGCTATGCCAACGGTCCCCACAGCATCACCGTCACCGGCCGGGACGCCGAAGGCAGGCTCTTGAGCTCCCCCGCATTGGATGTGAGCATTGATCTGGCCTTCTCCTTCGCACACCGGGCGGAAGATGAGGTTGGTGATGATGCCGGTCCTGCGGGAGATTACATCTATCCTCTGGATGAAAGCTTCAATAATCAGATGGATATCCGGGCCGTGGAAGTACATAGGGCGGGAACCAATCTCCGCCTGGACATCTTCCCCGCAGGTCCCATATCAACAGTATGGCAGCCCGCCAACGGCTTCGACCACGTCTACTACTACGTGTACTTCGACAATCCCGCCCGGAAAGGCGCAACGGAACTTCCCTTCCAGAACGCAAGCATGCCCGACGGCAGCGACTGGGATGTGATGATGATGGTGGGCGGCTGGAATGCCAGCCTGTACAGTGCCGAAGGTGCAGGAGCCGAATCCTACGGAACGGCCATATCCAGCTCAATAGAGATTGACGTGGATGAGGAAGCGGGACGATTGAGCTTCACCATCGAAGGTGCGGGCCTGGGCAACCCCGAAAGTCTTGACGGCATGGGAATCTACATCACCACATGGGACTACGACGGACT